A single Staphylococcus muscae DNA region contains:
- a CDS encoding pyridoxal-phosphate-dependent aminotransferase family protein produces the protein MYTHHSLLLTPGPTPVPNKIQHAMNLPMVGHRSSDFEAIAKLAFSGLKRVFGASHDVIILTSSGTSALEASMRNLINPDDHIVVIVSGAFGARFQQIAEAYSHHLHVFNVEWGESFNTEDVLTFIQSIDHPITAVFTQYCETSTSVLHPVAELGHSLKQFNPDIYYIVDGVSCIGAVDVDMERDQIDVLVAGSQKAMMLPPGLAFVAYNDRARTRFSQTNSPSFYLNLSKHLSSLEASTTPYTPNVPAFRGVVQYSQMIKEEGFQHVVKRHNVIRDALRKALKSLSLDLLVNDDAASPTVTAFVPKDHDELVYIKEQLAKTFNITIAGGQGKLKGHILRVGHMGFISPNDLLPFVSSLEMILSTYRNENYIGKGTKAFLEGIYHEL, from the coding sequence ATGTATACTCATCACTCTTTACTTTTAACACCCGGACCAACGCCCGTCCCTAACAAAATACAACACGCTATGAATTTACCTATGGTTGGACATCGTTCAAGTGACTTTGAAGCCATTGCAAAACTGGCATTTTCAGGCTTAAAACGCGTTTTCGGTGCATCTCATGACGTCATTATATTAACTTCTAGCGGTACGAGTGCATTAGAAGCTAGTATGCGCAATCTAATAAATCCTGACGATCATATTGTTGTCATCGTATCAGGTGCGTTTGGAGCACGTTTCCAACAAATTGCAGAGGCTTATTCACATCATCTTCATGTCTTCAATGTCGAATGGGGTGAATCATTCAATACGGAAGACGTATTAACATTCATTCAATCGATTGATCATCCAATTACTGCTGTCTTCACACAATATTGTGAGACATCTACGTCTGTACTTCATCCAGTTGCCGAACTTGGACATAGTTTAAAGCAGTTTAATCCAGATATCTACTATATTGTTGATGGCGTAAGCTGTATCGGTGCTGTCGATGTAGATATGGAAAGGGATCAGATTGATGTGTTAGTTGCTGGCAGTCAAAAGGCAATGATGTTACCACCTGGACTTGCATTTGTCGCATACAATGATCGTGCTCGTACACGATTTTCTCAGACAAACAGTCCAAGCTTTTATCTGAACTTATCAAAACATCTATCATCGCTGGAAGCAAGTACAACGCCCTATACACCGAATGTCCCAGCCTTTCGTGGCGTTGTGCAATATAGCCAAATGATCAAAGAAGAAGGATTCCAACATGTAGTCAAGCGTCATAATGTGATACGTGATGCGTTAAGAAAGGCACTTAAATCACTGTCTCTAGATTTGCTCGTCAATGATGATGCTGCCTCACCCACTGTAACTGCATTTGTTCCAAAAGATCATGACGAATTAGTATATATTAAAGAACAGTTAGCGAAGACATTTAACATCACAATTGCAGGCGGCCAAGGTAAATTAAAAGGGCATATATTACGTGTTGGACATATGGGTTTCATATCACCGAATGACCTATTACCTTTTGTTTCAAGTCTTGAGATGATTTTAAGTACTTATCGCAATGAAAACTATATCGGTAAAGGCACAAAAGCATTTTTGGAGGGAATTTATCATGAATTATAA
- a CDS encoding SACOL1771 family peroxiredoxin: protein MIQHTFTTTVSWQGGRNEVGHLNGDILEHDVSIPSSLGGTGKGTNPDELLVAAASSCMTISLAAALERAHLTPTKIEMQSDGHAVFDQQQFQMKKITHYPKIFLSNEQDIKKLERRITHLINIADKNCMVSNSLKGNVQIDVIPQIVHCS, encoded by the coding sequence TTGATACAACATACTTTTACAACAACCGTCTCATGGCAAGGTGGACGCAATGAAGTAGGTCACTTGAATGGTGACATTCTTGAACATGACGTATCGATTCCATCATCGTTAGGCGGTACAGGGAAAGGAACGAATCCAGATGAACTGCTCGTTGCAGCAGCATCCAGTTGTATGACAATCTCACTTGCAGCTGCTTTGGAACGTGCACATCTCACGCCTACCAAAATTGAAATGCAATCTGATGGACATGCTGTATTTGATCAACAACAATTTCAAATGAAAAAAATCACTCATTATCCTAAAATTTTTCTTTCGAATGAACAAGATATTAAAAAATTAGAACGTCGTATAACACATCTCATTAACATTGCAGATAAAAATTGCATGGTATCAAATAGTTTGAAAGGCAACGTGCAGATCGATGTTATACCTCAAATTGTCCATTGTTCATAA
- the serA gene encoding phosphoglycerate dehydrogenase gives MNYKVLVADPISDDGLHQLHADGAFEVVHKTGLTENELIAFIPDYDALIVRSQTQVTATVLKSADRLKVVARAGVGVDNIDIDTATKEGIIVINAPDGNTISATEHSVAMLLSMARNIPQAHASLKRGEWDRKTFRGTELYQKTLGVIGTGRIGIGVAKRMQSFGMNILAFDPYLTEAQANELGFTRATVEEIAQAADFITVHTPLTEKTRGLINADFFNLAKPNLRVINVARGGIIDEQALIEALDNNKIAGAALDVFENEPAVNTPVTQHPKIIVTPHLGASTIEAQEKVAVSVAGEIIDILKYQNVKHAVNAPKVIFDHSEEIQPFVDLAQLTGALAIQLLPKAPRKMHITYGGDLALDDTSLLTRTLAQGVLQEDMGDHVNLINTLMLLNEQNVSYTIEKTKGIQGFSNYIEVELINKDQRAKIGMTVLNGFGPRIVRINDYAVDFKPEHYQLIIQHTDQPGMIGQTGQILGEHDVNITSMYVGRKQVGGHAMMILSIDHPIDEAVHDALLNIPGLESVQLVTLKDESLIN, from the coding sequence ATGAATTATAAAGTACTAGTTGCTGACCCCATCTCTGATGATGGCTTACATCAACTACATGCAGATGGTGCATTCGAAGTCGTTCATAAAACTGGATTAACTGAAAACGAACTCATTGCATTTATTCCAGATTACGATGCTTTAATCGTACGAAGTCAAACCCAAGTAACAGCGACAGTTTTAAAAAGTGCAGATCGATTAAAAGTTGTCGCAAGGGCTGGCGTCGGCGTGGATAATATTGATATTGATACCGCAACAAAAGAAGGCATTATCGTGATCAATGCACCTGATGGCAATACCATTTCAGCAACAGAACATTCTGTCGCTATGTTATTAAGTATGGCGAGAAATATTCCCCAAGCACATGCATCTCTCAAGCGAGGTGAATGGGATCGGAAGACGTTCCGTGGAACAGAATTGTACCAAAAAACATTAGGCGTTATCGGAACAGGACGAATTGGTATTGGTGTAGCAAAGCGTATGCAAAGTTTTGGCATGAATATTCTTGCATTTGATCCGTACTTAACTGAAGCACAAGCTAACGAACTAGGATTTACACGTGCAACAGTTGAAGAAATTGCACAAGCTGCAGATTTTATTACGGTACATACACCATTAACTGAAAAAACACGTGGCTTAATTAATGCTGACTTTTTTAACCTTGCCAAGCCTAACCTTAGAGTAATTAACGTCGCTCGTGGTGGTATCATTGATGAACAAGCGCTCATTGAAGCATTAGATAATAATAAAATTGCGGGAGCAGCATTAGATGTATTTGAAAACGAACCTGCTGTCAATACACCTGTTACACAACATCCAAAAATTATTGTGACGCCTCATTTAGGTGCCTCAACAATTGAAGCACAAGAAAAAGTGGCGGTTTCAGTTGCTGGAGAAATTATTGACATTTTAAAATACCAAAATGTAAAACATGCTGTGAATGCACCAAAAGTGATATTTGATCATTCAGAAGAAATCCAACCATTTGTCGACTTGGCACAATTAACAGGGGCATTAGCCATTCAATTACTTCCCAAAGCACCACGTAAGATGCATATAACATATGGTGGTGACTTAGCACTTGATGACACAAGTTTATTAACACGAACATTAGCACAAGGCGTTCTTCAAGAAGATATGGGAGATCACGTCAATTTAATCAACACACTCATGCTATTGAACGAACAAAATGTCTCATATACGATTGAAAAAACAAAAGGGATTCAAGGATTTAGCAACTATATCGAAGTGGAACTTATAAATAAAGATCAACGTGCAAAGATTGGTATGACTGTTCTCAACGGATTTGGTCCACGTATTGTGCGTATTAATGACTATGCAGTTGACTTTAAACCAGAGCACTATCAATTAATTATTCAACATACCGATCAGCCTGGTATGATCGGTCAAACGGGTCAAATTTTAGGAGAACATGATGTTAATATCACATCAATGTATGTGGGTCGTAAACAAGTAGGTGGCCATGCGATGATGATTTTATCCATTGATCATCCTATTGATGAAGCGGTTCATGACGCATTATTAAATATTCCTGGATTAGAAAGTGTTCAACTTGTCACATTGAAAGATGAGTCACTTATCAATTAA
- a CDS encoding glycerophosphodiester phosphodiesterase — MKLLRPNKSFQVIAHRGLSQRYPENTKLAYQAALSQHIDMLEIDLHMTKDGMLVGIHDESIDRTSNGKGAIKDFTLEDLRVFNFNAQMKGDIDAPIMTFDEILTLCKNYSKTLLIEVKKPSKYPNIGALMIQKIIHHDFPINRIIIQSFDQSFIKEIQHQVPYIHYGVLISKRKYWLKQPDFCDIAEYADYVNPNYQLVNKKFVKRAHDANLKVLPYTVNDAQTAKKLIQLGIDGVISDIPDEIFKL; from the coding sequence ATGAAATTGTTGAGACCTAATAAGTCATTTCAGGTGATTGCACATCGTGGACTATCTCAGCGTTATCCTGAAAATACAAAGCTTGCGTATCAAGCAGCACTCAGTCAACATATCGATATGTTAGAAATTGATTTACATATGACGAAAGATGGAATGCTCGTTGGAATTCACGATGAGTCAATAGATCGAACATCGAATGGAAAAGGTGCCATTAAAGACTTTACATTAGAAGATTTAAGAGTCTTTAACTTCAATGCACAAATGAAGGGTGACATTGATGCGCCAATTATGACTTTTGATGAAATTTTGACCTTGTGTAAGAACTACTCAAAAACGTTGCTGATTGAAGTGAAAAAGCCAAGCAAATATCCCAATATTGGGGCGTTAATGATTCAAAAAATAATACATCATGATTTCCCGATTAATCGAATTATTATTCAATCATTTGATCAATCATTTATAAAAGAGATACAGCATCAAGTGCCATATATTCATTACGGTGTACTCATCAGCAAAAGAAAATATTGGCTGAAACAACCTGATTTTTGTGATATTGCAGAATATGCAGATTATGTGAACCCTAATTATCAACTCGTTAACAAGAAATTTGTGAAGCGTGCACATGATGCCAATTTGAAAGTATTACCTTATACGGTGAATGATGCGCAAACTGCTAAAAAGTTAATTCAGCTCGGTATTGATGGCGTTATATCTGATATACCGGATGAAATATTTAAATTATAA